A window of the Lactuca sativa cultivar Salinas chromosome 7, Lsat_Salinas_v11, whole genome shotgun sequence genome harbors these coding sequences:
- the LOC111894646 gene encoding BTB/POZ domain-containing protein POB1, with protein sequence MRDSNLDLFDPRTAVMDSSDYTIEVGRGDGDFGFAFNDSNFSDRILRIEIISESTEARPDGEGCTSLADWARNRKRRREDIKRDNAFTALDMAAGPEEQILNQPDNIPDDADTENQDEETAAMIEEPPSGDEGANDNDSNWSMECSTVLRVKTLHISSPILAAKSPFFYKLFSNGMRESEQRHVTLRINASEEAALMELLNFMYSNTLTVTTAPALLDVLMAADKFEVASCMRYCSRSLRNLPMTPESALLYLDLPSSVLMAEAVQPLTDAAKQFLAVRYKDITKFQDEVLNLPLAGVEAILSSDDLQVASEDAVYDFVLKWSRIQYPKVEERREILGTRLAQFIRFPYMTCRKLRKVMGCNDFEHEFAQKVVVEALFFKAEAPHRQRTLAADETPNPNRRFVERAYKYRPVKVVEFELPRQQCVVYLDLKREECGNLFPSGRVYSQAFHLGGQGFFLSAHCNMDQQSSFHCFGLFLGMQEKGSVTFAVDYEFAARSKPTEEYISKYKGNYTFTGGKAVGYRNLFAIPWTSFMADDSLYFINGILHLRAELTIRH encoded by the exons ATGAGAGATTCGAATTTGGATCTGTTCGATCCCAGGACTGCTGTTATGGACTCTTCTGACTATACTATCGAAGTCGGTCGTGGTGACGGCGACTTCGGTTTTGCCTTCAACGATAGCAATTTCTCCGATCGTATTCTGCGTATAGAAATCATTTCAGAATCGACAGAGGCTAGGCCTGATGGCGAAGGTTGCACTAGTCTAGCCGATTGGGCTAGAAATCGGAAACGCCGGAGAGAAGATATCAAAAGAGATAATG CTTTCACAGCTCTAGACATGGCTGCCGGTCCAGAGGAACAGATTCTGAATCAGCCTGATAACATTCCTGATGATGCAGACACTGAAAACCAGGACGAGGAGACAGCAGCAATGATCGAGGAACCACCATCAG GAGATGAAGGTGCAAACGACAATGATTCAAACTGGAGCATGGAGTGCTCAACCGTTCTGAGAGTAAAAACTTTACATATCAGCTCCCCAATTTTGGCTGCAAAAAGTCCATTTTTTTACAAG CTCTTTTCTAATGGGATGAGGGAGTCGGAACAACGACACGTAACTTTGCGAATCAATGCCTCTG AGGAAGCTGCACTTATGGAACTACTCAACTTTATGTACAGCAATACTTTGACAGTAACAACTGCTCCCGCTTTGTTGGATGTTTTAATGGCTGCTGATAAGTTTGAGGTGGCTTCATGCATGAGGTATTGCAGCCGTTCACTGAGAAATCTTCCTATGACACCTGAATCGGCTCTTCTCTACCTCGATCTTCCATCTAGTGTTCTAATGGCTGAAGCAGTTCAACCATTGACTGATGCAGCCAAACAGTTCCTTGCTGTTCGTTACAAAGACATAACCAA GTTCCAAGACGAGGTTCTGAACCTACCTCTGGCGGGAGTGGAAGCGATCCTATCAAGCGACGATCTGCAAGTGGCATCAGAAGATGCGGTTTACGATTTCGTCCTCAAGTGGTCCCGCATCCAATACCCAAAAGTGGAAGAACGGCGCGAAATCCTGGGCACACGTCTGGCCCAGTTCATCCGGTTCCCGTACATGACGTGTCGAAAGCTGCGTAAAGTGATGGGCTGCAACGACTTCGAGCACGAGTTCGCCCAGAAAGTGGTGGTGGAAGCCCTCTTCTTCAAAGCGGAAGCACCGCACCGGCAACGGACCCTGGCCGCGGATGAAACCCCAAACCCGAACCGGCGGTTTGTGGAGCGCGCGTACAAGTACCGACCGGTGAAGGTGGTGGAGTTTGAGCTGCCACGTCAGCAGTGCGTGGTGTACCTTGACCTGAAAAGGGAAGAGTGCGGGAACCTGTTTCCTTCGGGGAGGGTTTACTCGCAGGCGTTCCATCTAGGGGGGCAAGGGTTTTTCCTGTCGGCACACTGTAACATGGACCAGCAGAGCTCGTTTCATTGTTTTGGTTTGTTCCTAGGGATGCAGGAGAAGGGGTCGGTTACGTTTGCGGTGGATTACGAGTTTGCTGCCCGCTCGAAGCCGACCGAGGAGTACATCAGCAAATACAAAGGGAATTATACCTTTACGGGCGGGAAGGCCGTCGGGTATCGCAACCTCTTTGCCATTCCCTGGACTTCCTTTATGGCTGACGATTCTCTTTACTTCATCAATGGGATTCTTCATCTCAGAGCCGAGCTTACCATCCGTCATTGA
- the LOC111894632 gene encoding uncharacterized protein LOC111894632 produces MARITDMMKLKPLTSTIETLGHRFLQQCSVSGTAKGKGKVKAGVTLKRSKITIKKGQQAPDPSATKGPRKGQLEQMIDDCLQAKAPVRFLKPKEREREAEREKMGLISEDRKQEIASFKKNKSKVKDDDQKSKSGFIGPEGLDLVTLGLVDADKIPKYELTVEDGRKLAKEYSRVLMRKHRARQAAETGLLKCKKEAIEALPEGLREAALVPDMAPFPVNRFMATLTPPIEGYIEKINEAAKRQSSVKGKLR; encoded by the coding sequence ATGGCGCGGATAACAGACATGATGAAATTGAAGCCATTGACGTCAACAATAGAAACCCTAGGCCACCGATTCCTACAACAATGTTCCGTCAGTGGAACGGCTAAAGGAAAAGGGAAGGTGAAGGCTGGGGTAACCCTAAAGAGATCGAAAATCACTATAAAGAAAGGTCAACAAGCACCAGATCCGTCGGCGACGAAAGGTCCGAGGAAAGGCCAACTTGAACAAATGATTGACGATTGCTTGCAGGCAAAAGCGCCGGTGAGGTTTCTGAAGCCTAAGGAACGAGAGAGAGAAGCTGAGAGGGAGAAAATGGGATTGATTTCTGAAGATAGGAAACAAGAGATTGCGAGCTTTAAGAAAAACAAGAGTAAGGTAAAAGATGATGACCAGAAATCGAAATCTGGGTTTATCGGACCGGAAGGTTTGGATCTTGTAACGTTAGGGCTTGTTGACGCTGATAAGATTCCTAAATACGAGTTGACGGTTGAGGATGGGAGGAAGTTAGCTAAGGAGTATAGTAGGGTTTTGATGAGGAAGCATCGAGCGAGGCAGGCTGCGGAGACAGGGCTGTTGAAGTGTAAGAAGGAGGCTATAGAGGCGTTGCCGGAAGGTTTGAGGGAGGCGGCACTGGTGCCGGATATGGCTCCTTTCCCGGTGAATAGGTTCATGGCAACTTTGACACCACCGATCGAAGGGTATATTGAGAAGATCAACGAGGCAGCGAAGAGGCAGAGTTCAGTTAAGGGGAAACTCAGATGA
- the LOC111894607 gene encoding eukaryotic translation initiation factor 1A, with product MPKNKGKGGKNRKRGKNEAGDEKRELVFKEDGQEYAQVLRMLGNVRCESMCIDGTKRLSHIHGKMHKVLIAAGDNILVGLRDYQDDKADVILKYMPDEARLLKAYGELPENIRLNEGIIGGLDDEEDGAGDDYIKFEDEDIDKI from the coding sequence ATGCCAAAGAACAAAGGAAAGGGAGGCAAAAACCGCAAGAGAGGAAAGAACGAAGCCGGCGACGAGAAGCGTGAGCTTGTATTCAAGGAGGACGGTCAAGAGTATGCCCAGGTGCTCCGTATGCTCGGAAACGTCCGTTGTGAGTCCATGTGTATTGACGGCACTAAGCGTCTCAGCCATATCCATGGTAAGATGCACAAGGTCTTGATCGCAGCTGGAGATAACATCCTTGTTGGGCTTCGTGATTACCAGGACGATAAGGCGGATGTCATCCTTAAGTATATGCCGGATGAGGCAAGGTTGTTGAAGGCGTACGGTGAGTTGCCGGAGAATATAAGGCTTAATGAGGGTAttattggtggacttgacgacgAAGAGGATGGCGCTGGTGATGATTATATCAAGTTTGAAGACGAAGATATCgacaaaatctag
- the LOC111894631 gene encoding amino acid transporter AVT3B, with protein sequence MGFDKKHEATSSSNAPPRSVPREDSPLLGNHDDSLSSTPKTFANVFIAIVGAGVLGLPYTFMRTGWVTGFVMIFAVSGLAYRGMMLLIVTRRKLESPLTYSKINSFGDLGFAVCGPIGRLAVDVMIIASQAGFCVGYLIFIGNTLANLFHATPTESPHYLNTSPYIWGLKAKTFYIWSCFPFQLGLNAIPTLTLLAPLSIFADIVDVSAMGVVMVEDVTVFLKNTINVHAFGTFPMFCYGLGVALFSFEGIGMALPLESEARDKKKFGAVLGWAMMIIAAMYGFFGVLGYFAFGENTRDIITANMGKGVLSSMVQLGLCINLFFTFPLMMNPVYEVMERRYWEGRYCLWMRWVLVMVVSLVALFVPNFTDFLSLVGSSTCCILGLVLPSLFHYNAFKNELGKEELMWDLVMIVLGVILGVLGTWFSLVEILFKA encoded by the coding sequence ATGGGTTTCGACAAGAAACATGAGGCAACTTCCTCCTCCAACGCCCCCCCACGATCGGTTCCTCGGGAAGACTCCCCTCTTCTCGGAAACCACGACGATTCGTTGTCGTCGACGCCCAAGACCTTCGCTAACGTCTTCATCGCGATCGTGGGTGCCGGCGTTCTTGGTCTCCCTTATACCTTCATGCGCACCGGTTGGGTCACGGGATTCGTGATGATCTTCGCCGTCTCCGGCCTCGCCTACCGTGGCATGATGCTCCTCATCGTAACCCGACGAAAACTCGAATCCCCTCTTACATATTCCAAAATCAATTCTTTCGGCGATCTGGGGTTCGCCGTCTGTGGCCCAATCGGTCGTCTCGCCGTCGATGTAATGATTATAGCATCCCAAGCCGGTTTTTGCGTAGGATACCTCATCTTCATCGGTAATACCTTAGCCAATCTATTCCATGCAACCCCAACCGAATCTCCCCATTATTTAAACACGAGCCCTTACATTTGGGGATTGAAAGCCAAAACGTTCTACATCTGGAGTTGTTTCCCATTCCAGTTAGGATTAAACGCGATTCCAACGTTAACCCTTTTAGCCCCCTTGAGTATCTTCGCTGACATCGTCGACGTTAGTGCAATGGGTGTCGTAATGGTGGAAGACGTGACCGTTTTCTTGAAAAACACCATAAATGTCCACGCATTTGGTACCTTTCCCATGTTCTGTTATGGTCTCGGAGTGGCCCTCTTTTCATTCGAAGGAATCGGAATGGCATTACCACTGGAATCAGAAGCCAGAGACAAGAAAAAGTTTGGAGCGGTGTTGGGATGGGCGATGATGATCATTGCTGCCATGTATGGATTCTTTGGGGTGTTGGGTTACTTTGCTTTTGGTGAAAACACAAGAGATATTATTACTGCTAATATGGGTAAAGGTGTTCTTAGTTCTATGGTACAATTGGGACTCTGTATAAATCTGTTTTTCACGTTTCCGTTGATGATGAATCCTGTTTATGAGGTAATGGAAAGAAGGTATTGGGAAGGAAGGTATTGTTTATGGATGAGATGGGTGTTGGTTATGGTGGTGAGTTTGGTGGCTCTTTTTGTTCCAAATTTTACTGATTTTTTATCGCTTGTTGGGAGTAGTACTTGTTGCATATTGGGTTTGGTGTTGCCTTCTCTATTTCATTACAATGCCTTCAAAAACGAGTTGGGGAAGGAGGAACTTATGTGGGATTTGGTGATGATTGTTTTGGGTGTTATTCTTGGTGTGTTGGGAACATGGTTTTCTTTGGTTGAAATTCTATTTAAAGCATGA
- the LOC111894592 gene encoding eukaryotic translation initiation factor 1A: MPKNKGKGGKNRKRGKNEADDEKRELVFKEDGQEYAQVLRMLGNGRCESMCIDGTKRLSHIRGKMHKKVWIAAGDIILVGLRDYQDDKADVILKYMPDEARLLKAYGELPENIRLNEGIVGGLDDEEDGAGDDYIEFEDEDIDKI; encoded by the coding sequence ATGCCGAAGAACAAGGGAAAGGGAGGCAAAAACCGCAAGAGAGGAAAGAACGAAGCCGATGACGAGAAGCGTGAGCTTGTATTCAAGGAAGACGGTCAGGAGTATGCTCAGGTGCTCCGTATGCTAGGAAACGGCCGTTGTGAGTCCATGTGTATTGACGGCACTAAGCGTCTCAGCCATATCCGTGGTAAGATGCACAAGAAGGTCTGGATCGCAGCTGGAGATATCATCCTTGTTGGGCTTCGTGATTACCAGGACGATAAGGCGGATGTCATCCTTAAGTATATGCCGGATGAGGCAAGGTTGTTGAAGGCGTACGGTGAGTTGCCGGAGAATATAAGGCTTAATGAGGGTAttgttggtggacttgacgacgAAGAGGATGGCGCTGGTGATGATTATATCGAGTTTGAAGACGAAGATATCgacaaaatctag